The following nucleotide sequence is from Leptospiraceae bacterium.
TTCACCCGTGCGACGAACGAGATAATTGGAAATACTCGAATCATACATAGCTGTTACAGAAAAAGCTTTTATGGCAAGCGAATAAGAAGTGTCTACCGAAACAAAGCCGTTATTTTTTTCCATCTCGGACTCTACAAGCGCATAATCCGAAATTTCGGTTACTACCACAGTGTGCTTATAATTCTTAGAACCACTACGAAGCATGGAAGGTCCGCCTATATCAATATTTTCAATGGCATCTTCGAGACTAACGTTTGGTTTCTTAATTGTTTCTACGAATGGATATAAATTTACAATTACAAGGTCAATAGAAGGAATATTGTGATTAGCCAGATCCTCTTTGTGTCCTGGCATATCTGGATTACCCAGAAGCCCCCCATGAATTTTTGGGTGAAGTGTCTTTACGCGACCGGAAAGAATTTCGGGTGAGCCAGTGTATTCTTCTACAGGGATTGCCTTGATACCATTTTGGGATAAGGTAGAAAGTGTCCCTCCGGTAGATAAAATTTCTACACCTTTAGAGTTTAGAAATTTTGCAAATTCTATGAGCCCGGTTTTATCGCTCACCGAAATGAGCGCTCTTTGAATCTTTATCATGATTACTCTCTTATAATTACTTTTCTGCCTTGCACATCTAATCTATCGGTTAAAAAGTATTCTACCGAAAGAGGCAGTATCTTATGTTCTTCTGCATGTATCTTTGCAGTCAAATCACTTTCCATACTATTCGGCAAGATTTCCACAATTGATTGCAAAATTATTGCCCCCGAATCAATTCCTTCTTCCACAAAATGCGTTGTGCATCCCGTAAATCGAACTCCGTAAGCGATGGCTTGTTCTATTGCTTTTAGTCCTTTAAAGGAAGGCAAAAGCGATGGATGAATGTTTATAATTCGATTCACAAACCGATTGATAATCGCGGTAGGTAGAATTCTCATATAGCCGGCTGCCACAATTAGACTAGGTGAAAGTGCGACTAAAAGCTTTTCCATTTCCAAGTGAAATTTTTCTTTCTCTTGTCTGTATTTTTCAAATGGAATAATATAGACTGGGATTCCAAATTCTTTTGCCAGTTCAAGAGCGCCTGCATTGCTGTTGTCAGAAATAAGCCCTGAAATTTCCACTTCGAGTTTTCTTGCCCGAATATGTTCTACTACTGCTTTAAAGTTCGAGCCTTTTCCCGAACATAAAAAAACTATTTTCTTCTGCATGGTTTACTTATTTTAAAAACTAACCTAGTAGGCAATTAGGAAAAATATTTGCCACAGAGGCACTGAGGCACAGAGGGTGGGATTAAGATGTCATTCCCATGCGAAGGCGCTGGTCGCGAATACTTGGAGTGAAGGGTGGATTTCTGTCGGGAATCTCAATACCTGCCTAGTAATCGTTGTCATACTAAAACTAATAAAGAATTGAAATAGAAAAAAATTAGACTAGCTTAGAAGTATGAGTTCTAGTTTTTTAGAAATTTCCAATATCCAACGAACAAAAATCACAGTTGATGTTGATTCAAGTCTTATAATACGAAGCTACTTCGTTTAAGTTTTCTGAGATTTTTAAAAGGTTTTCCATTTTTAAACTTAATTCTTCTGTGAGGGAAGATTGACTTAATATATTCATTGTGATTTCACTGACGGCAGCATGAAT
It contains:
- a CDS encoding phosphoribosylglycinamide formyltransferase, with protein sequence MQKKIVFLCSGKGSNFKAVVEHIRARKLEVEISGLISDNSNAGALELAKEFGIPVYIIPFEKYRQEKEKFHLEMEKLLVALSPSLIVAAGYMRILPTAIINRFVNRIINIHPSLLPSFKGLKAIEQAIAYGVRFTGCTTHFVEEGIDSGAIILQSIVEILPNSMESDLTAKIHAEEHKILPLSVEYFLTDRLDVQGRKVIIRE